A genomic stretch from Hydrogenimonas urashimensis includes:
- the ccoO gene encoding cytochrome-c oxidase, cbb3-type subunit II: protein MFHWLEKQPFLFAVGVFLVIAFAGLIEIVPDFAQASRPIAGKQPYTVLQLAGRHVYIKDSCNACHSQLIRPFKSETDRYGPYSLSGEYAYDRPFLWGSKRTGPDLHRVGEYRTTDWHENHMWEPTSVVPGSIMPAYKHMFKQNADLETAYAEAVTVKKVFNVPYDKEGFTKLGSWEEAKKAALEEAKAIAADMKNQDVKDAVARGEIPEIVALIAYLNSLH, encoded by the coding sequence ATGTTTCATTGGTTAGAAAAACAACCGTTTCTTTTCGCCGTAGGTGTCTTTCTTGTCATCGCGTTCGCGGGTCTGATCGAAATCGTACCCGATTTCGCCCAGGCGTCCCGTCCGATAGCCGGCAAACAGCCCTATACCGTTCTGCAGTTGGCAGGACGCCATGTCTATATCAAAGACAGCTGTAATGCGTGCCATTCACAGCTTATCCGTCCGTTCAAGTCCGAAACAGACCGCTACGGTCCCTACAGTCTGAGCGGTGAGTATGCCTATGACCGCCCGTTCCTCTGGGGTTCCAAGCGAACCGGTCCCGATCTCCATCGTGTCGGCGAATACCGAACGACCGATTGGCACGAAAACCATATGTGGGAACCGACTTCGGTCGTTCCGGGATCGATCATGCCGGCTTACAAACATATGTTTAAACAGAATGCCGATCTGGAGACAGCATACGCCGAAGCGGTGACTGTCAAAAAAGTTTTCAACGTTCCCTACGACAAAGAGGGCTTTACCAAGCTCGGAAGCTGGGAAGAGGCGAAAAAGGCCGCACTCGAAGAGGCCAAAGCAATCGCTGCCGACATGAAGAACCAGGATGTCAAAGACGCGGTCGCCCGTGGCGAAATTCCTGAAATCGTCGCATTGATCGCCTATTTGAACAGTCTGCATTAA
- a CDS encoding cytochrome c oxidase, cbb3-type, CcoQ subunit produces MENIREWQAFGYFFFTVFLTVILYAYILHLYRAEKKGTRNYEKYGKLALDDELDSTPIEPHEDRKEETKENKEQS; encoded by the coding sequence GTGGAAAACATCAGAGAGTGGCAGGCATTCGGCTATTTCTTCTTTACGGTCTTTTTGACCGTGATTTTGTATGCCTATATCCTGCATCTCTACCGTGCCGAGAAAAAAGGCACACGAAATTACGAGAAGTACGGGAAACTGGCGCTGGATGACGAACTGGATTCCACGCCGATCGAACCGCATGAAGATAGAAAAGAAGAGACGAAAGAAAACAAGGAGCAGTCATGA
- a CDS encoding cbb3-type cytochrome c oxidase N-terminal domain-containing protein, translated as MNSNILQDNINQLALLAAVIIVALTVYVAGKYIKQMKTEKSEGVLAEENWDGIGEYKNELPSGWAYTFLGTMIWALWYWTAGYPVNAYSQIGEYNEEVAAHTKQFESKWASADKDTLLAMGEGVFLVQCAPCHGIAGDGMGGKAADLSVWGSAAGVLETIKNGSKGLGYPMGEMPAGLVSGDDAKAIAEYVANGMKGEQPAAFATCAGCHGPDGKGQGGMAPDLTKYGSPAFVADVLERGKKGFIGTMVSFKGRLTPIQEKAVGTYILSLSQGE; from the coding sequence ATGAACAGCAACATTTTGCAGGACAACATTAACCAGCTCGCCCTGCTTGCTGCGGTCATCATCGTCGCCTTGACAGTCTATGTCGCTGGTAAATATATCAAGCAGATGAAGACTGAAAAGTCAGAAGGTGTACTCGCGGAAGAGAACTGGGACGGCATCGGTGAATACAAAAACGAGTTGCCCTCGGGTTGGGCCTATACATTTCTTGGAACGATGATATGGGCACTCTGGTACTGGACGGCGGGATACCCTGTCAATGCCTACTCACAGATCGGTGAGTACAACGAAGAGGTGGCTGCCCATACGAAGCAGTTTGAGAGTAAATGGGCGAGTGCCGACAAAGATACGCTTCTTGCGATGGGCGAAGGGGTGTTTCTCGTCCAGTGCGCACCCTGTCACGGTATCGCCGGAGACGGCATGGGGGGCAAAGCGGCCGACCTGAGCGTATGGGGTTCGGCGGCAGGCGTTCTGGAAACGATCAAAAACGGATCGAAAGGCCTGGGCTACCCGATGGGCGAGATGCCGGCAGGACTCGTGAGCGGTGACGACGCCAAAGCGATTGCCGAATATGTAGCCAACGGCATGAAGGGCGAGCAGCCCGCAGCCTTCGCAACGTGTGCCGGATGCCACGGGCCGGATGGAAAAGGGCAGGGCGGCATGGCTCCCGACTTGACAAAATACGGATCGCCCGCATTTGTCGCGGATGTTCTTGAACGCGGCAAAAAAGGGTTTATCGGTACGATGGTCAGCTTCAAGGGCCGTCTGACACCGATTCAGGAAAAAGCTGTCGGAACCTATATCCTCAGCCTTTCACAGGGTGAATAA
- a CDS encoding DUF4006 family protein, translating into MEKQGSAFGIHGITGMLIATVLLLAILAGLTTAAIATQQATAQQSYEIKDSLTIQRIGPNLANESHVVVHGSPVGGDTKHKYQFEQ; encoded by the coding sequence ATGGAAAAACAAGGAAGCGCTTTCGGAATTCACGGCATCACCGGTATGCTGATCGCAACGGTCCTGCTGCTCGCGATTCTCGCAGGGCTGACGACCGCAGCTATTGCCACCCAGCAGGCGACTGCTCAGCAGTCCTACGAGATCAAAGATTCTTTGACGATTCAACGCATCGGACCGAATCTCGCCAACGAATCGCATGTCGTGGTGCATGGTTCACCGGTTGGCGGCGACACGAAACACAAATATCAGTTCGAGCAGTAG
- the ccoG gene encoding cytochrome c oxidase accessory protein CcoG — protein MTAEMATAPKKNRAKEYLKGWVPYRYKRYWLFGIVTVISLVLPFIRINGNHFFLLNFDHKQLHFLFVRFDMQELYLMPFLLMLLFLGIFFMTTLGGRVWCGWACPQTIFRVIYRDLFETKLLHLRKRITNKQQEPDFSKAENKAKEGIAIALWTVLALIAAADFLWYFVPPEDFFQYIQNPGEHPVLIGFWLGVTLFLVVDVVWLKENFCIYICPYSRVQSVMYDDDTVMAIYDVRRGGHIYDHEGQDSKKLIHSVKELHEREPEAECTACESCVKVCPTHIDIRQGMQLECINCLECVDACTKVMGALGKESLVRWTSPREIEKGEKTHWLRPRTIAYAVALTIVFVALLVMGTKKEHMLLNINKTAQLYRFTHDGRIVNDYTFLFQNTDSKDHSYYFKVVDNDKIRIVKPRKPFKLLAGKKAKKIVQLEAVEPLAKDTRKDTPVPITIKAFAVDDPEKIVVERHTVFVYPRWDIAQKKLKK, from the coding sequence ATGACGGCAGAGATGGCGACAGCACCGAAAAAGAACCGGGCCAAAGAGTACCTGAAGGGGTGGGTACCGTACCGGTACAAGCGGTACTGGCTGTTTGGTATCGTGACGGTGATATCGCTGGTGCTGCCGTTTATACGGATCAACGGCAACCACTTCTTCCTGCTCAATTTCGACCACAAGCAGCTGCATTTCCTGTTCGTGCGGTTCGATATGCAAGAGCTCTACCTGATGCCCTTTCTGCTGATGCTGCTCTTTCTGGGGATCTTCTTCATGACGACCCTGGGCGGAAGAGTGTGGTGCGGCTGGGCCTGCCCGCAGACAATCTTTCGGGTCATCTACAGAGACCTGTTCGAGACCAAACTGCTGCATTTAAGAAAGCGGATCACGAACAAACAGCAAGAGCCCGACTTCTCCAAGGCCGAGAACAAAGCCAAAGAGGGGATCGCCATCGCCCTGTGGACCGTGCTGGCCCTCATCGCCGCCGCCGACTTCCTGTGGTACTTCGTGCCGCCGGAGGATTTCTTCCAGTATATCCAAAATCCCGGTGAGCACCCCGTGCTCATCGGCTTCTGGCTCGGCGTGACCCTCTTCCTCGTCGTCGATGTGGTGTGGCTCAAAGAGAACTTCTGCATCTACATCTGCCCCTACAGCCGCGTGCAGTCGGTCATGTACGACGACGATACGGTCATGGCGATCTACGATGTCAGACGGGGCGGGCACATCTACGACCACGAAGGCCAGGACAGCAAAAAACTGATCCACAGCGTCAAAGAGCTCCACGAAAGAGAGCCCGAAGCCGAATGCACCGCCTGCGAAAGCTGCGTCAAAGTCTGCCCGACCCATATCGATATACGACAGGGAATGCAGTTGGAGTGCATCAACTGCCTCGAGTGCGTCGACGCCTGCACCAAAGTGATGGGGGCGCTGGGTAAAGAGAGCCTCGTGCGCTGGACCAGCCCCCGAGAGATCGAAAAGGGAGAGAAGACCCACTGGCTCAGGCCCCGTACCATCGCCTACGCCGTGGCCCTGACCATCGTTTTCGTGGCGCTGCTGGTCATGGGGACCAAAAAAGAGCATATGCTGCTCAACATCAACAAAACGGCCCAGCTCTACCGGTTCACCCACGACGGACGGATCGTCAACGATTACACCTTCCTGTTCCAAAACACCGACAGCAAGGATCACAGCTACTACTTCAAAGTGGTGGACAACGATAAAATACGGATCGTCAAGCCGCGCAAGCCCTTCAAACTGCTGGCCGGCAAAAAGGCCAAGAAGATCGTCCAGCTCGAAGCGGTCGAGCCGCTGGCCAAAGACACGCGCAAAGACACCCCGGTGCCGATCACGATCAAAGCTTTCGCGGTCGACGACCCCGAAAAGATCGTTGTCGAACGGCATACCGTCTTCGTCTATCCCCGGTGGGATATCGCTCAGAAAAAATTGAAAAAGTAA
- a CDS encoding TPM domain-containing protein: MPQKEVEKIEQMGRELYDKTKVPVFVAAVSDLNSSKPSKFIESVKRDHGTYILLYIAINPPAVNIFASEDAKKLIDIDQILSPLPWRGTIRPVMSPAFSKSDSVKQEVAIFNGYADIVDQVAASKGVKLTTSVGSESKTSFQIVRAIFYAILAFVIAQFIVSRKRRRAKE; this comes from the coding sequence ATGCCCCAAAAAGAGGTGGAAAAGATCGAGCAGATGGGCAGGGAACTTTATGACAAGACAAAAGTGCCTGTCTTTGTCGCGGCGGTTTCGGACCTTAACAGCAGCAAACCCTCGAAATTCATCGAGAGCGTAAAAAGAGACCATGGAACATACATCCTGCTCTATATCGCCATCAATCCCCCGGCTGTCAACATCTTCGCTTCCGAAGACGCGAAAAAGCTGATCGATATCGACCAGATACTCAGTCCGCTGCCGTGGCGCGGGACGATACGACCCGTGATGAGCCCCGCTTTCAGCAAAAGCGACAGTGTCAAGCAGGAGGTTGCCATCTTCAACGGCTATGCCGACATAGTCGATCAGGTTGCCGCAAGCAAAGGGGTAAAACTTACGACAAGCGTAGGAAGCGAGAGTAAAACGAGTTTTCAAATTGTACGTGCCATATTTTATGCCATACTCGCATTCGTAATTGCGCAATTTATCGTATCAAGGAAAAGAAGACGTGCAAAAGAGTAG
- a CDS encoding FixH family protein: MQKSSQNQINYWPYAIVGMILTVVVLGIWTIKVAVNNPVQEERTYMMKYQDVDANINEILARQKAFESKYRVDLGMNRLRVGENRIKVAVADKAGNPLVGAKIFVIVTRPTTSKENIELKSFAVRDGIYVSEPFTIKRGGRWNIEVKIEIGTDIGFETYKTFVKI; encoded by the coding sequence GTGCAAAAGAGTAGTCAAAACCAGATCAATTATTGGCCCTACGCCATCGTCGGCATGATTCTGACGGTTGTAGTCCTTGGTATATGGACGATCAAGGTAGCCGTGAACAATCCGGTCCAGGAAGAGCGGACCTATATGATGAAGTATCAGGACGTGGATGCCAATATCAACGAAATACTGGCGAGGCAAAAGGCATTTGAGTCCAAATACCGCGTCGATCTTGGGATGAATCGTTTGCGGGTGGGAGAAAACCGTATCAAAGTCGCGGTTGCCGACAAAGCCGGAAATCCTCTCGTCGGAGCGAAAATTTTCGTCATCGTCACACGTCCCACCACATCGAAGGAGAATATCGAGCTCAAATCGTTCGCAGTCCGTGACGGGATATACGTCAGCGAGCCTTTCACCATCAAGCGTGGCGGACGCTGGAATATCGAGGTCAAAATAGAAATCGGCACAGATATCGGCTTTGAAACCTACAAAACATTCGTGAAAATCTGA